A region of Toxorhynchites rutilus septentrionalis strain SRP chromosome 1, ASM2978413v1, whole genome shotgun sequence DNA encodes the following proteins:
- the LOC129763163 gene encoding probable alpha-aspartyl dipeptidase, which yields MSALLKMGKRQLFLMSSSAVHGYEYLQHAEKDISAYFKKNNVSKVLFIPYALSNHAGYTEKVGTVLKRWGFDCEGIHTHNNPVQAVREAQAIYIGGGNTFLLLKSLYDNGLVEPIRDRVLIEAVPYVGSSAGTNVATRSIHTTNDMPIVYPPTFDALGLVPFNINPHYLDPDVSGTHKGETRQERIEQFHELNEAPVLGLREGSTLLLDGDNAKLIGTSSARLFRPQKDPEEFESGADLSFLLAGN from the exons ATGAGCGCTCTCCTCAAAATGGGCAAACGACAGCTTTTCCTGATGTCCTCTTCGGCCGTTCACGGTTACGAGTACTTACAACACGCAGAGAAAGACATCAGTGCTTACTTTAAGAA AAACAATGTCAGCAAAGTACTGTTCATTCCTTACGCTCTATCCAATCACGCCGGTTACACGGAAAAGGTTGGCACGGTTCTCAAACGGTGGGGTTTCGACTGTGAAGGTATTCACACTCACAACAATCCTGTGCAAGCGGTGCGTGAAGCTCAGGCGATTTATATCGGTGGAGGGAACACATTCCTACTGCTCAAGTCGCTATACGACAATGGATTGGTGGAACCAATTCGGGACCGTGTGCTGATAGAGGCGGTACCATATGTGGGTAGCTCTGCGGGGACTAACGTTGCCACCAGAAGCATTCATACGACGAACGATATGCCGATTGTATATCCGCCGACATTCGATGCCTTGGGTCTTGTTCCGTTTAACATCAATCCACACTATCTGGATCCGGACGTGAGTGGAACACACAAAGGTGAAACCAGGCAGGAACGGATCGAGCAGTTTCATGAGTTGAATGAAGCGCCAGTGTTGGGTTTGAGAGAAGGTTCAACATTGTTGTTGGACGGAGATAATGCGAAGTTGATTGGGACTTCGTCGGCACGGTTGTTTCGGCCCCAGAAGGATCCGGAAGAGTTTGAGAGCGGTGCGGATTTAAGCTTCCTGTTGGCGGGGAATTAA